The Panicum hallii strain FIL2 chromosome 9, PHallii_v3.1, whole genome shotgun sequence genome has a window encoding:
- the LOC112873141 gene encoding uncharacterized protein LOC112873141, translated as MKDVVRIAKPDNPEDLKDVLEKALKLFLKMRMDKGPADQPSDVPVIIGDGKLPGETTPGINALHFKDVNMVKLFKAFLAPGVICGVHHLDVVARLRMAKESGVGLFLAISAPAAVPTAPFVVTKTRGMVPSEVAKAAALQRVTRSKDLLHFFHHF; from the exons ATGAAGGATGTAGTAAGGATTGCCAAGCCAGACAACCCAGAGGACTTAAAGGATGTTCTCGAGAAGGCTCTCAAGTTGTTTCTCAAGATGAGAATGGACAAAGGCCCCGCCGACCAACCCTCTGATGTGCCGGTCATTATCGGTGATGGCAAGCTGCCTGGCGAAACTACCCCAGGCATCAATGCGCTCCACTTTAAGGACGTGAACATGGTGAAGCTCTTCAAGGCATTTTTGGCCCCTGGAGTCATCTGCGGGGTGCACCACTTG GATGTGGTGGCGCGCCTTCGCATGGCCAAGGAGAGCGGTGTAGGACTGTTTCTTGCCATCTCTGCCCCGGCAGCCGTGCCCACAGCCCCCTTTGTCGTGACCAAAACCAGAGGCATGGTACCATCCGAAGTTGCCAAAGCTGCTGCACTTCAGAGAGTAACAAGATCTAAAGATCTTTTACATTTTTTTCATCATTTCTGA